One region of Gorilla gorilla gorilla isolate KB3781 chromosome 15, NHGRI_mGorGor1-v2.1_pri, whole genome shotgun sequence genomic DNA includes:
- the LOC129524833 gene encoding solute carrier family 35 member F5-like: protein MKAASEALQTQLSTDTKKDKHRLFTLILAAVFPSKSGDRFTLSKLLAVILSIGGVVLVNLSGSEKSAGRGTIGSIWSLAGAMLYAVYIVMIKRKVDREDKLDIPMFFGFVGLFNLLLLWPGFFLLHYTGFEDFEFPNKVVLMCIIVNGLIGTVLSEFLWLWGCFLTSSLIGTLALSLTIPLSIIADMCVQKVQFSWLFFAGAIPVFFSFFIVTLLCHYNNWDPVMVGIRRIFAFICRKHRIQRVPEDSEQCESLISMHSVSQEDGAS, encoded by the exons atgaaagctgcCTCTGAAGCACTGCAGACTCAGCTGAGCACTgatacaaagaaagacaaacatc GACTTTTTACCTTAATCCTTGCTGCAGTATTTCCAAGTAAGAGTGGAGATAGATTTACCCTTTCTAAACTATTAGCTGTAATTTTAAG CATTGGAGGTGTTGTACTGGTAAACCTGTCAGGGTCTGAAAAATCTGCTGGAAGAGGTACAATAG GTTCCATTTGGTCTCTTGCTGGAGCCATGCTCTATGCTGTCTATATTGTTATGATTAAGAGAAAAGTAGATAGAGAAGACAAGttagatattccaatgttcttTG GTTTTGTAGGTTTGTTTAATCTGCTGCTCTTATGGCCAGGtttctttttacttcattatACTGGATTTGAGGACTTCGAGTTTCCCAATAAAGTAGTATTAATGTGCATTATCGTTAATGGCCTTATTGGAACAGTACTCTCAGAGTTCCTGTGGTTGTG gggCTGCTTTCTTACCTCATCATTGATAGGCACACTTGCACTAAGCCTTACAATACCTCTGTCCATAATAGCTGACATGTGTGTGCAAAAG gtgcagttttcttggttattttttgcAGGAGCTAtccctgtatttttttcattttttattgtaactcTCCTATGCCATTATAATAATTGGGATCCTGTGATGGTGGGAATCAGaagaatatttgcttttatatgcagaaaacatcGAATTCAGAG agttcCAGAAGACAGCGAACAGTGTGAGAGTCTCATCTCTATGCACAGTGTTTCTCAGGAGGATGGAGCTAGTTAG